TTTCCTTCTTCTACTTTTTCTATATGCAAAAAATAAGGCTTTGAATGCCTTCCATTTTCTAAAATAGTTTCATTTACCTCCTTACTTTTACCTCTTTCTTGAATAATTGTAGGGTGTGTTAGTAATACTCTTTTATCATAGTTACGCCAATCTTCAACCGTTTCTCTTGCTTTTTGGTATTTCTTACCTATGTTCGCCAATGCTTTATCCCAAGAGTTGTGTGAATTTTTGTCTTCATAAATAACTTTAGTTTCTTTTGAAATAGCAGTGAAACTGAGAATTTTCACTGCTTCTTTTCTAATTGAAATAGTTTTATCATTATTGCTAATTCTAAAACATCCAAACCCATTTCTACTTTTTGCACCAAGTCCTCCGTATTGAGATAAAGAAATAAATGCTTCTTGCACACCTTTAAAATCTTCTTCTGATATTTTTAATGGTTTTAGTACCACTTCAAATGTAGAAGTTGGAGTTATATATTCTCGTCCAATATTTCCTCTATCAGAAATTCCAAATGCTAAATAGTCCAATACGTTAATTTTAAAATCAGGCATTGGACGTTCTCCATTTCTCGTTTCTATTATTCTGTTTTTACGATAATATGTCGATACTCTATGGTTTGGAAATTTATCTTGTGAATAGTTCAATTTTTGGTTCTTTATTCTCACAAGAATATTTGACTTAAAAGCCTTATCATCAATAGCACCACCAAATATTTTTACTTCTTTTTCTCTCATTTCTTCAATCGGCAAATGCCCATTCAAAGCCCGCCACCAAAACCTCAAAGCCCCTTTAATACTCGGCGGACGCAATTCAGGCGTACTGCCATCAGCACCAGCCAAAAACATCGGCGTAATTACTTCACATTCAAAAGTTATGGATTGCATACCGTTCTTGTTTTTTTGTATAAAGAATCAAACCAACGCACACACCAAACCCACTCAGCCAAAATCAAATAATTGGCAGTCGAGTTATTTATCCCATTGGTAGTAAGCTGTGAATCAAAAAGCAAAAACCAAAAGTAAACAATAATTCAATTTCCCACAATTTTTTTTAACAATCCACTTACTATTTTTATGTAGTCGAGCTATAATAAGCCCATCCGATTCCACAATGATTACCCACCAACCCCCAAAAGCCCCTATTTTTGCCCTTCAAGAACCACACTATCCAATACTATAACATCCCAAATTATGACAAGAATCTATTTGTTATCGAAGCAAAAAGAACATCGCTTTCTTTCGACAAA
The Chitinophagales bacterium genome window above contains:
- the cmr1 gene encoding type III-B CRISPR module RAMP protein Cmr1 translates to MQSITFECEVITPMFLAGADGSTPELRPPSIKGALRFWWRALNGHLPIEEMREKEVKIFGGAIDDKAFKSNILVRIKNQKLNYSQDKFPNHRVSTYYRKNRIIETRNGERPMPDFKINVLDYLAFGISDRGNIGREYITPTSTFEVVLKPLKISEEDFKGVQEAFISLSQYGGLGAKSRNGFGCFRISNNDKTISIRKEAVKILSFTAISKETKVIYEDKNSHNSWDKALANIGKKYQKARETVEDWRNYDKRVLLTHPTIIQERGKSKEVNETILENGRHSKPYFLHIEKVEEGKFIGQILCMPYDFLKGTEFYSPERQEQYFTAIKDFNAKLKQ